The genomic window GCCCTTCTTCACCATTGGACAACGCAAAGGGCTTGGCGTTGCCCTGGGTACACCCCGGTATGTTGTCGATATAAACCCGCAGGAGAATACGGTCGTGATTGGTACCGATGCCGAACTCTTGGAGAACGAATTGGTGGCATCAGCGATAAATTGGATATCGATTGATAAACTTGATACCCCCTTGAACGTGCAGGCAAAGATCCGTTACCATCACGTCGCAGCAGACGCTACCGTTTATCCTGATAAGCCGGATGCGGTGCGTGTTGTGTTCAAAGAACCACAGAGGGCCATCACTCCGGGGCAGGCAGTCGTTTTTTATGATAACGACACGGTTGTAGGAGGAGGATGGATCGAGAGAAAAAGCGGAAAAACCTCTTAGCACGCCTAAAGCTCCCATACGATCTCCACACAATGCATTTCGAGGCTTGTGAACAACCCCAAGGGCGGTGAATAATCCCGCCAAAAGCATCCCTGTGACATTTCTGTAAGAGCGGAAAAGAATTTGACTTATCAATCGTAATGTACTAAAGTAAACATCCTTAAGCCCGTTGTTTTAAGAGAAAAATGGTAGTGCACAGAAAATCTGTATTTCTTGTGGTATGAGGGGCAAGGAAAAAGGTTCGTACATTTATGGCTGCGTCACGCGATGGATACTGTTGCCGGTAAAAAGCTAACGACAGACGGATTGTCACGCGAATTAAGTCGGCTTGTGGGAAAGAAAAACGTGCTTTCCGCACTCGAAGACCGTATCTGTTATTCATGCGATGGCTCTAAACAAAGATACGTACCAGACATTGTGGTACGACCGCAATCTGCCCAGGATGTCTCTGCAACAGTACAGTTTGCGCATGAAAACGATATGCCCGTGTATCCCCGCGGTGCAGGTTCAGGACTTACCGGCGGCGCCGTTCCGGTAAAGGGCGGCATCGTATTGGATTTCACCCAGATGAATCACATTGTAGAGATCAGCCCTGAAGACCTGACGGCCACGGTAGAACCAGGGGTTGTCACCCAAACGTTACAAAATGAGGTTGCAAAACACAAGCTGTTTTATCCACCTGATCCCGCCAGCGCCCCGTTCTCCACGATAGGCGGCAATGTAGCAGAGTGTTCCGGCGGAATCACCGGTTTAAAATACGGCGTTACGCGGGATTATATTTTGTCGCTGGAGGTTGTTCTTGCCAACGGCAGCGTTATTCACACGGGCCGCAAGACGCTGAAGAGCGTCACGGGTTATGATCTTACCCGTCTTTTTGTTGGCTCAGAAGGCACACTGGGTGTTTTTACCCGGATTACGGTAAAACTGCTTCCCCTCCCGGAGAAGATCGAGACCCTTCTGGTCTTTTTTGCAACAACACAGGATGCAGTACAATCAGCAAGCCAGATTATTTTCAACAACCTCTTACCCCGTGCGATGGAATTTATTGACAAATCCAGCATCACCTGCATTCAGGGATACCGGCAGGAGATGCAAATTCCCGCAGAGGTGAATGCCTTGCTCCTTATCGATATCGATGGAAAAGAGGCGAGCGTCAAAGCCGAAGCGTCTCTCATAGAGGAAATTGTCAGAAAAAATCATGCAATCCGTGTTGCTTCAGCAAAGAACGGTCAGGAACGAGATGTCCTCTGGGAGGTAAGGCGCGCCATCTCTCCGGCGCTCTATAATATCGCACCTTATAAAATCAACGAAGACATCTGCGTTCCACGGAGCAGGATCCTGGAAATATTGGACAGGATAGCCAATATCCACAACCGGTATCCGTCCTTAAAAGTTGCTTGCTTTGGGCATATTGGCGACGGCAATATCCATGTAAATGTCATGTACGACAAAGGAGATCAGCAAAAGACATTTGCAGAGCGGATGATTGAAGAAATCCTCCGCAACACTGTGGAAGTGGGGGGGACAATTTCGGGAGAACATGGTATCGGAAATGTGAAATCGGCTTTTCTCTCCTATGAAATTCCTCCCATGGAGTTAGAAATCATGAAAGATATTAAGCGCCTCTTGGATCCCAAAGGCATATTGAATCCGGGAAAGATGTTTTCCTGCTAAAAAAGGTAAATGTAATGTTAAGGGATTTGGAATCTGCGGTAGTAGAGCGACGAGCCTCGTCGCTCTACTGCAGATAAAAAGTCGCCGAAGACTTGATTTAAATTTGAATTTACCGTTTAACTGAAATTAATGAGAAAAGGAGATATTGGTATATGACGTTATCCAGAATTGCCAGGGAGGTAAAGACGTCGGCAACGCTTGCCATCACCGCCAAGGCCAAACAACTAGCGGCAAAAGGTGTAGATGTAATTGGTTTTGGCGCGGGAGAGCCCGATTTTGACGTACCGGAAAATGTAAAAAATGCCGCAATCAAGGCTATCAAAGACGGCTACAACAAATATACGCCTACCGCTGGTGCGCCGGACCTGAAGGAGGCCATCTGTGAAAAGCTGCTTAAGGACAACCAGTTGAAATACACCCCTTCCCAAATCCTTGTGTCTGCAGGGGCGAAACAAGCCATTCTGAACATTGTGCTCGTCCTGTGTGACTCAGGAGACGAAGCCATCATCCCGTCTCCATACTGGGTGAGCTATTCCGAAATGGTCATCATGGCAGGGGCAAAACCGGTATTTCTCAATACCACGGACAGGGAACATTTCAAGATAACCAAAGAAACACTAGCCAAAGTGATAACGCCCCGGACGAAAATGCTTTTTATGAATAGTCCGAATAATCCGACGGGCATGGTTTATACGGAAAAGGAGTTAAGGGAAATTGTGTGTTTTGCGGTTGAAAAAGGAATTTACGTTATCTCCGACGAGATTTACGAAAAGATTTTATATGATGGAGTAAAACACATCAGTCCCGCTACCTTGGGTGACGAATGCTACAAAAAGGTAATTACGGTAAATGGTTTTTCCAAGGTATACTCCATGACGGGTTGGCGTCTTGGTTATGCCGCCGGCCCTGAAGAAATCATCAAGGCGGCAACGAATATCCAGGACCACACAACCTCCGGTGCAAATTCCATTACGCAGAAGGCGGGTGTCGAGGCATTAAAAGGCAATCAGGACCCGGTGATTTTTATGATAAAGGAATTTGATAAGCGGCGCCGGTATATCGTTGAGCGCCTAAACAAGATCAAGGGCGTTTCCTGCCTGCTTCCGCAGGGCGCATTTTACGTATTCCCCAGGGTATCCGATCTTTACAAAAGAAAAATTGCCGGCCAATCCGTGGCGAATTCTTTCGATCTGGTGAACCTCTTGCTCGAAAAGACCTTTGTCGCCTTCGTCCCCGGCGCCCCTTTCGGAGCGGATGATTACATCAGAATTTCCTATGCAACCTCCATGGCAAATATTGAAAAAGGGATAGACCGGTTTGAGAAATTCTTGGGCAGTTAGTGGATCGTTTCAGAAAAAACACAAAAATAACAAACATGTATGGATATTGAAAAACTTATCCTTTGTGCCAATTCTCTGCGACATCAGCTATGCTATACGATAAAATGCTGACAATAAATAGAATAAAGGTAAAAATGAATGTTATATGACTACCAGTCAGACGACAGGATGGTGATGCATGTCAATTTATGCTCTGCCTTGAAAATCTCTTGCCCTCTCCACATGTCGTCTCGACCCCAAGTATCCGCTGATGGCTGACAAAATCATCCAACCGATCATAGTCTGCATCCAACCCCAATCCCACTGCCGATAAGACCAGGATATGCCACAATTCCATCCCGTATCTCCTCGTCTTTTTCTTCCCCTCCAGCGCCTTCTCCTCTAAAATCCTGAATACCTCTTCGTTCAATTCCGGGGTGGCGTAGATATGTTGCAATGCCCTCAGTATTGGCGGTAGTTCATCCCTGCTTTTTAACGGTAGTTTTACTTCCGAAATGGATATGACTCCAAGTTTCCGTTGTTGTTCAAATCGTTTTCTCATCTTTTCACGAATGTCCTTTGCCTTTTTTGTTTATGCGTCATTTGAAGATAAACATGATGAAAAATGTTATAAGGAATATGATTATGGGTTTTTGCATGTGATTTATACTGGAATAGACAAAATACAGGGTGGAGTGTTCTATGGCGAAAAGGCTGTCAAGTCGGCCTTTGGTAAGAATAAAGAAAAGGAAAGTAAGTACCTGAAATTACTGAATAAAATAGATCAGTTGGTTGAAGAAATTGCAAAAGTAGCTGGCATCTTTAAGAGGGAGTCGGAGAAAAAGTATAGAAAGAACAAAAGTATGACTTATAATGTCTATTTGCAAGAGTAATAACATTTGTATTGTAATCGCTCGCCATATTTGATAATTTTCTTTTTGCTTATAAGTAGGATAGAACATTGCATAAAAGCAACCTGCGTATCTTTGTGAGTAACTGTACGGATAGAAATAGTGGATGATTATCAAAGATGGTTCTATTACGATTTACGATAAGGGCTGGAAGGCAAAGGGATACGGGAAGGTGGAACAATAACTTAATTCCGGTTCTACCTTGCTTGTTCTCAAACCTTGTGCTGGATCTGTTTAAGCATCTTTTTTGCTCGTTCCCAAACGGAGTTTGGGAACGAGCCATACTGAAAACAGGGCGCCGAGACCATTGCACTCCTGAACCATGTTTATTGGCGCAAACAAAGCGAAGGGTAGAGAGATGAGATGAGATGAGATACGTCACAACACTGGTGTTTCTTGCGGCAGCCGCATACGCGACATTGCGCTACAATGTGTTTAAGGGAGTTCCCTGGAGCGACTGGTCCACTTACGTCATGAACAAGGCTGTTGCGCTCTCAGCGCTTGCCTTCATGGCACTCGAAGTCTTCCGCAGTCGCAGGTACCCTGATCAAGGGGAGTCGTATTTCTTGCGTATTGCCGGTCTGTTCGCTGCCACCCATGTGTTTTTGTCGCTGATGCTGCTGTCGCCAGCCTATTACGAAAAACTCTATCAGCAGGACAAACTGACTGTGTCCGCCGGCATGTCACTGGCGCTTGGTGCGGTCACTGCCGCCGCGATGTCGCTCGGGGCAATCCGGTCTCGATCGTCGAGTACGGACGGAGTAGTCAATGACCTGGCTGTACTGTGCTTCGTGATTGGTCTCCATGCCATGCTGATAGGCTTTGCGGGATGGTTTGCTCCTCTAAAGTGGCCTGGGCTGATGCCACCCATTACGCTCATTTCGTTCCTATTGGGGACGGCGGCGCTTGCCTCAGGATTGTGGCCGGGAAGGAAATTTAGCGATTCCCATACCAACAAGCCATCCGACCATACGGACTAACGCGCTCTGGTCAATGGTGATGAAGCGGGCTAAGTTGGGGAAGATACCGTAATGATGTGTAAGGAATAACCCTGTTTCTGGCAAACTGAGAACTAGAAATTATATTCCATGACAACTATTAAATGGTTGGATTAAAGGAGGGAAATGATATAATAAATAAGTTGTCAACGGTTCAGAATTAAATTTTTCACCTCTTTGCAGGAAAATATTTCTATGACAAAAATCTATATGGACAATGCTTCGGGTACACCCATTCACCCGAAAGTGGTAGAGGCAATGATGCCATTCTTAAAGGATGGGTTTGGCAATCCTTCTAATTTGCATCAATTTGGAAGGGCTACCAACGAGGCCCTCCAGGCGGCGAGGGAGCAGGTAGCCCATCTCATCAACGCAAAACCAAAGGAAATTATATTTACATCAAGCGGCACGGAGGCCAACAATTTTGCCCTGAAGGGGATATTGGCCGCGCATAAAAAGAAGGGAAACCATATTATCACTTCAGAAATTGAGCATTTTTCAGTATTGAATCCCTTGAAATCATTGGAAAAATCAGGATACAGCGTCACGTGCTTGCCGGTAGACAAGTATGGGGTAGTAAATCCGGATGATGTGAAGAAGGCCATTACCCCTACGACGACCATGGTGTCCATTATGTATGCTAACGGGGAGATCGGGACGATTGAACCGGTAAAAGAAATCGGGGCTATTACAAAAGAGAAGGGGATTCTGTTCCACACGGATGCCGTTGCCGCAACGGGAAATATCCCGGTCGATGTCAGAGGCGTACCGGTCGATGCCCTGAGTATGTCTGCCAATCAATTCAGCGGCCCTTCAGGGATTGGCGCATTATATGTACGGGAAGGGGTGCGGATACTTCCCTTCATGGAGGGCGGGGTACAGGAGGGGGGCCGCCGGGCAGGGACAGAAAATATCGTTGGTATTGTGGGTATGGGAAAGGCGGCGGAGCTGGCAAAGGCCGAAATGACTCAGCGTATGGATAAGGTTCAGAACTTGAGAAACCAGCTAAGAGATGGTATAGTAAAGAACATGTCTCACGTGTATATCAACGGACATCCGCTGAACCGTCTCCCCGGGAATCTTAGTTTGTGCATAGAGTATATTGAGGGTGAATCGGTTTTATTGTTTCTTGATATGCAGGGTATTGCGATCTCCAGCGGGTCTGCGTGCACCTCGCGGTCGCTGAAGGCGTCTCACGTCATCACCGCCACGGGGGTTGACGCGGCGCTTGCTCAGGGTGCCGTGCTTTTCAGCTTAGGCATTGACAATTCCGCGGATGATGTCAACTATATCCTGGAAAAACTACCGCCTACCGTAGAGCGATTAAGGCAGATGTCACCGCTATATACAAAAGGAAAATAAAGTCTTTGGTAACAATTTGGTTTTTTGACAAACTCCAATAAAGACGGTGTTTACCATACCGTGTAGGGGCAGGTTTGAAACCTGTCCCTACGAGACAATAGTATACAGACATATTAATTACGAATTATATATTGTGGACAATTATAGTTATATAACGCTGCAAAACAGCATTTATATGTTTCGTTATTAATATGTCTGTACAATAGTATTCCTAGCGCAGCACAGCCGCAACCAAATTTCCTTTATGAAAAGGGGGGGAGATTGCTTCGGAAAAGGCCCTCGCAATGACACCAACCATGCACTTTGATGGTACACTGCACGTTGTCATTGCGAGTGAAGCGAAGCAATCTTTCGCTCATAAAAAACGGTACCTCCTGAAAAGGGGGTTTGTGAAAAACTTACAAAAAAAAGAAGTTTCTATACAGTAATACTATAGAGAGAATTTTTCAAAAAGCTAAATTGTCACAGTCTTTGTAATGTCTTTGAATTTTATAAAAGAGACGCGGGGAAAAAAGACGAGGAGTCAGGTCATGGTGCCCGTTATTACAGAAAAGAAAAAATATACCTATGAGGATTATCTTAAAACTCCTGATGATAAGCGGTATGAACTTATTACTGGAGAACTGCTCATGACACCATCTCCGGTTCCAAAACATCAGTCTGTATCTATTGAACTTGCTTTGAGAATTAAACAATTTACTACAATAAATAATCTTGGCAAAGTGTTTTGCGCTCCCTGTGATGTATATTTTGACGAGGAAAATGTCGTTCAGCCAGATATCCTTTTTATTTCAAAGAACAGACTGAATAGTATTGGTCAAAAGAATATACAGGGCGCACCGGAGCTCATAATCGAAATAATTTCGGAATATAGTGTTTACCGGGATATGGTGCAAAAAAAGAAATTGTATGCCCGCTTTGGGGTAAAAGAATATTGGATCGTACTTCCTGATGAGAAAGAGATAGAGGTTTACATCCTGAAGGATACCCTCTATCAGTCTTACCAGACCTATGGCAAGGCCGATACCCTTGAATCGCCTACATTAAAAGGCTTACAAATCGTTTTAAAGGAAATATTTTCAGAATAGGAGTTATCTATGCAATACAGCGCAAAGGTTATGGATCATTTTGCAAATCCCCGGAATGTGGGAGAGTTTTCTGATGCCGATGGTGTTGGGGAAGTTGGAAATCCGGCATGTGGTGACATTATGCGGATGTCTATCAAGGTCAAGGACAACGTCATCGTTGATGTAAAATTCAAGACCTTCGGATGCGGCGCTGCCATTGCCACCAGCAGTATTTCGACGGAAATGATTAAGGGAAAGACCCTGGACGAGGCCCTCCAGCTTACCAATAAGGCAGTGGCAGAGGCGTTGGACGGATTGCCGCCGGCGAAGATGCACTGTTCCGTGCTTGCCGAGGAGGCTATCGAGGCAGCGATTGATGACTATCTTAAGAAAACGACCGGCAAAGGTCTTGAAAAAAAGAAACAACACGCTCACGATGATCATCATGGACACTAAATAGAAGGAATTCCAAAGCTGCGGTTGTAAAGCGACGAGCCTCGTCGCTTTACACCGTGAAAGTCGCCGATGGTCTTATTGCCTGCTAAGAATTACATAACACAGCACAGCCACAACCAAAAAAGTTCAACCACAAAGACGCAAGGTCTTACACAAAGATCACAAAGAAAACATTACAGAAAAAGAAGTTTTTTGTAGAGTAATACTATAGATTAGAACGAATATCGAGAGTTTTCATATGAAAGCGGACGAAACCCTGGATTGTTATGGACTCATGTGTCCCATGCCCATTTTTAAAACCTCCGTCAAGATGAAGGACGTAGCAATAGGCAAGGTGCTTGAAGTGATTGCTACGGACGAGGGGATTAAGAAGGATATTGCCTCCTGGTGTAATACCACAGGAAATGAACTCCTGGAAATCTGTGAAGAGGACGGGGAGATACATGTTTTCATCAAAAGATTACAATAAAACCGTCGCCGGAGAAGCGGATGAAAAAATCCGGCATCCATGCCCTGTCGCCGGAAACCGTTGTGCCCTATTCCGCGTCTTTTCCCTTTTTAATGCTTTTGCGGATTAAATTACGCAGCACAAAACTACGCTCTGCGCCGCCGAGAAGTCGCTTGAGATTGTCATACAGGGTCGGGTCTGAGACGAGGGCGCCAAGGGTGCCTTCTCCATTGGCAATCTTTTCCGTAATCACATGCATCGTTTCGGTAGTTTTCATTGCATTTTCCAGGAGTTGTTTGCCCTTCGGATCGTAGATGAGGGCGGACAATAATCCATCTCCTTTTTGCAACGCCTTAACACTTTCGTCCAATGATGCCGTGATGTTGTTTAATGATTCTGCAAAGCGGCCATCTTCCAACGTTTTCACGATCGTTGAAAAGGACTCAATCATCCGTATACCCCCTTCAATGACGGTTGCGTAGTTGATTGGCTCAGCGCTTTTTATTGAATCTCCGTCCTCCACTCCGGGTTCATGCCATTCTTCAGAGGCAATCTCCACATAGGAATCCCCCGTCACATAGCTTAGCCACTTAATCGTTGCAACAGAATCGCGGTTGATATTCTTCTGCGCCGATTTGTTTATCTTTAGTATTACTTCAATCCCTGTGCCGGGCAATTCTTTAGGCAAAACGACATCCTTCACCTGTCCTATTCCCACACCCATAAATCGTACCGGAGCCCCTGCCTTCAATCCATATACATTCACAAACGTTGTCTTAAGGATAATCTGATGTTCAAAATATCCCTTCTGCGTGCCGAGAATAAACACCATGACGCCGAACCCTGCCAATGTTACCAGCGTAAAGAGCCCTGCCCGTAGTTCCGCAAATTGTTCCTTTGTCATAAAAACCCCCCTTTAATCACAGATCGTACCGCTGATAAAATCTTTCACCGTTTGTATTCCGGAAGCTGCCAGCTCTTCCCAGGTGCCCACCATAACGATCTTTCCTTCGTGAAGCATGGCGATTCTGTCGGAAACCATCCTCACGCAATGCAGATCGTGAGTCACGACAATGGTAGTAACGCCCAGTTTCCTTTGTAATTCGAGAATCAATTCATTTATCCGTTGGGCGGTCATGGGGTCTAGGCCGGTTGTGGGCTCATCATAGAGGATAATATCGGGTTCGGTGGCGATTGCCCTTGCCAGCCCGACCCGCTTCTTCATTCCACCGCTTAATTCGGCCGGCATCTTGGATCCAATACCGCTGAGCCCGACGAGCTTTAGTTTTTCATCCACCCGTTCCTGAATTTCCTTTTCGGTAAGGTGCAGATGCTCCCGGAGCGGATAGGCAATATTTTGCGACACCGTAAGCGAGTCAAACAGGGCTGCCCCCTGAAACAACAATCCAATATGTTCGCGCAACTGAAACAGCTCGTTCTCTTTCATTTGCGTTACATTTTTGCCAAAGACAATGATATCACCCTTGTCAGGCCGTATAAGCCCGATCAATTCCTTAAGCATGACGCTCTTCCCGGAACCACTGCCACCCAGGAGGGACATAATTTCACCCTCCAGGATGGACAGGTTTATTCCATTATGGACCAGAAGTCCATTAAAGGATTTGTAGACATCTTTAAATTCAATAATCACTTTAGACATTGGCTGAAACCACAGATTTTACAGATT from Candidatus Brocadia sp. includes these protein-coding regions:
- a CDS encoding MlaD family protein, with translation MTKEQFAELRAGLFTLVTLAGFGVMVFILGTQKGYFEHQIILKTTFVNVYGLKAGAPVRFMGVGIGQVKDVVLPKELPGTGIEVILKINKSAQKNINRDSVATIKWLSYVTGDSYVEIASEEWHEPGVEDGDSIKSAEPINYATVIEGGIRMIESFSTIVKTLEDGRFAESLNNITASLDESVKALQKGDGLLSALIYDPKGKQLLENAMKTTETMHVITEKIANGEGTLGALVSDPTLYDNLKRLLGGAERSFVLRNLIRKSIKKGKDAE
- a CDS encoding sulfurtransferase TusA family protein, with amino-acid sequence MKADETLDCYGLMCPMPIFKTSVKMKDVAIGKVLEVIATDEGIKKDIASWCNTTGNELLEICEEDGEIHVFIKRLQ
- the nifU gene encoding Fe-S cluster assembly scaffold protein NifU, whose translation is MQYSAKVMDHFANPRNVGEFSDADGVGEVGNPACGDIMRMSIKVKDNVIVDVKFKTFGCGAAIATSSISTEMIKGKTLDEALQLTNKAVAEALDGLPPAKMHCSVLAEEAIEAAIDDYLKKTTGKGLEKKKQHAHDDHHGH
- a CDS encoding Uma2 family endonuclease; its protein translation is MSLNFIKETRGKKTRSQVMVPVITEKKKYTYEDYLKTPDDKRYELITGELLMTPSPVPKHQSVSIELALRIKQFTTINNLGKVFCAPCDVYFDEENVVQPDILFISKNRLNSIGQKNIQGAPELIIEIISEYSVYRDMVQKKKLYARFGVKEYWIVLPDEKEIEVYILKDTLYQSYQTYGKADTLESPTLKGLQIVLKEIFSE
- a CDS encoding pyridoxal phosphate-dependent aminotransferase, which produces MTLSRIAREVKTSATLAITAKAKQLAAKGVDVIGFGAGEPDFDVPENVKNAAIKAIKDGYNKYTPTAGAPDLKEAICEKLLKDNQLKYTPSQILVSAGAKQAILNIVLVLCDSGDEAIIPSPYWVSYSEMVIMAGAKPVFLNTTDREHFKITKETLAKVITPRTKMLFMNSPNNPTGMVYTEKELREIVCFAVEKGIYVISDEIYEKILYDGVKHISPATLGDECYKKVITVNGFSKVYSMTGWRLGYAAGPEEIIKAATNIQDHTTSGANSITQKAGVEALKGNQDPVIFMIKEFDKRRRYIVERLNKIKGVSCLLPQGAFYVFPRVSDLYKRKIAGQSVANSFDLVNLLLEKTFVAFVPGAPFGADDYIRISYATSMANIEKGIDRFEKFLGS
- a CDS encoding ABC transporter ATP-binding protein — encoded protein: MSKVIIEFKDVYKSFNGLLVHNGINLSILEGEIMSLLGGSGSGKSVMLKELIGLIRPDKGDIIVFGKNVTQMKENELFQLREHIGLLFQGAALFDSLTVSQNIAYPLREHLHLTEKEIQERVDEKLKLVGLSGIGSKMPAELSGGMKKRVGLARAIATEPDIILYDEPTTGLDPMTAQRINELILELQRKLGVTTIVVTHDLHCVRMVSDRIAMLHEGKIVMVGTWEELAASGIQTVKDFISGTICD
- a CDS encoding FAD-binding protein encodes the protein MDTVAGKKLTTDGLSRELSRLVGKKNVLSALEDRICYSCDGSKQRYVPDIVVRPQSAQDVSATVQFAHENDMPVYPRGAGSGLTGGAVPVKGGIVLDFTQMNHIVEISPEDLTATVEPGVVTQTLQNEVAKHKLFYPPDPASAPFSTIGGNVAECSGGITGLKYGVTRDYILSLEVVLANGSVIHTGRKTLKSVTGYDLTRLFVGSEGTLGVFTRITVKLLPLPEKIETLLVFFATTQDAVQSASQIIFNNLLPRAMEFIDKSSITCIQGYRQEMQIPAEVNALLLIDIDGKEASVKAEASLIEEIVRKNHAIRVASAKNGQERDVLWEVRRAISPALYNIAPYKINEDICVPRSRILEILDRIANIHNRYPSLKVACFGHIGDGNIHVNVMYDKGDQQKTFAERMIEEILRNTVEVGGTISGEHGIGNVKSAFLSYEIPPMELEIMKDIKRLLDPKGILNPGKMFSC
- a CDS encoding cysteine desulfurase, with protein sequence MTKIYMDNASGTPIHPKVVEAMMPFLKDGFGNPSNLHQFGRATNEALQAAREQVAHLINAKPKEIIFTSSGTEANNFALKGILAAHKKKGNHIITSEIEHFSVLNPLKSLEKSGYSVTCLPVDKYGVVNPDDVKKAITPTTTMVSIMYANGEIGTIEPVKEIGAITKEKGILFHTDAVAATGNIPVDVRGVPVDALSMSANQFSGPSGIGALYVREGVRILPFMEGGVQEGGRRAGTENIVGIVGMGKAAELAKAEMTQRMDKVQNLRNQLRDGIVKNMSHVYINGHPLNRLPGNLSLCIEYIEGESVLLFLDMQGIAISSGSACTSRSLKASHVITATGVDAALAQGAVLFSLGIDNSADDVNYILEKLPPTVERLRQMSPLYTKGK